One region of Faecalibacter bovis genomic DNA includes:
- a CDS encoding alpha/beta fold hydrolase, translated as MFFSLKKKDTFSYIEEGEGKPIVLLHGLMGELSNFSSLTNFFAQRGYKVYAPELPLYSLPIISTNVANIAKHVAKFIEEIIQEPVILVGNSLGGHIGLVVSHKRPELVTALCLTGSSGLYEKSFGETYPKRGDYSYVERKTREVFFNPEVATKEIVDDVFNTVNDRNKAIKTLYIARDAIKSNMKEDLIDIKIPVCLIWGKQDNVTPPEVAIEFNEELPDASLYWIDECGHAPMMEHPDLFNEILNNWLIEKGINPSSN; from the coding sequence ATGTTTTTTAGCTTAAAAAAGAAAGATACGTTCTCTTATATTGAAGAAGGAGAAGGAAAACCTATCGTTTTACTTCATGGACTAATGGGCGAATTAAGTAACTTTAGTTCACTTACAAATTTCTTTGCACAGAGAGGATACAAAGTTTATGCGCCAGAATTACCTTTATATTCTTTGCCTATAATTAGTACTAATGTTGCAAACATTGCTAAACACGTTGCGAAGTTTATTGAAGAAATAATTCAAGAGCCTGTAATTTTAGTAGGAAATTCTTTAGGAGGACATATAGGTTTAGTTGTAAGCCATAAACGTCCTGAATTAGTTACTGCTTTATGTTTAACAGGAAGTTCTGGTTTATACGAAAAATCATTTGGAGAAACTTACCCTAAAAGAGGTGACTATTCTTATGTAGAACGTAAAACTCGTGAAGTATTTTTTAATCCTGAAGTAGCTACAAAAGAAATTGTTGATGACGTATTTAATACCGTTAACGATAGAAATAAAGCAATAAAAACTTTATACATTGCTCGTGATGCAATTAAATCTAACATGAAAGAAGATTTAATTGACATTAAAATTCCTGTATGTTTAATTTGGGGAAAACAAGATAATGTTACACCACCAGAAGTTGCGATAGAATTTAATGAAGAGTTACCAGATGCATCTTTATATTGGATTGATGAATGTGGACACGCACCTATGATGGAGCATCCAGATTTATTCAATGAAATATTAAATAACTGGTTAATTGAAAAAGGTATTAATCCATCTTCAAACTAA
- the yihA gene encoding ribosome biogenesis GTP-binding protein YihA/YsxC: protein MMIKKAEFVTSSQKYTDCPPPFKPEYAFIGRSNVGKSSLINMLANKKALAKTSSTPGKTQLINTFEMDDTWYLTDLPGYGFAKAPKGVRGGFNKMIYDYIEFRKNLVNVFLLIDSRHKPQAIDLQFMQWLGNKGIPFSIVFTKLDKLSSTEFQKNLNNYKTELLKSWEELPVIFSSSASSQIGKLEILGYIDSLNEHLVDEFKKEQYKKEY from the coding sequence ATGATGATTAAAAAAGCAGAATTTGTTACAAGTTCTCAAAAATATACAGATTGCCCTCCACCATTCAAACCAGAATATGCTTTCATCGGTAGATCTAATGTGGGGAAATCTTCATTAATAAATATGCTTGCGAATAAGAAAGCATTAGCAAAAACATCTTCCACTCCAGGTAAAACGCAATTAATTAATACGTTTGAAATGGATGATACTTGGTATTTAACAGATTTACCAGGTTATGGATTCGCAAAAGCTCCGAAAGGTGTTCGTGGAGGATTTAATAAAATGATTTACGATTACATCGAGTTTCGTAAAAATTTAGTAAATGTTTTTTTATTAATTGACTCAAGACATAAACCACAAGCCATAGATTTACAATTTATGCAATGGTTAGGAAATAAAGGAATTCCTTTTTCTATTGTCTTTACAAAGTTGGATAAATTATCAAGTACAGAATTCCAAAAGAATTTAAACAATTATAAAACTGAATTATTAAAATCTTGGGAAGAATTACCAGTGATATTTTCAAGTTCAGCAAGTAGCCAAATTGGGAAATTAGAAATCTTAGGTTACATTGATAGTTTAAACGAACATTTAGTTGACGAGTTTAAAAAAGAACAGTACAAAAAAGAATATTAA
- a CDS encoding type II 3-dehydroquinate dehydratase has protein sequence MKQIQIINGPNLNLLGVREPEIYGTQTFEDYFLELKKEFPDYSIHYYQSNHEGDLIDILHKVGFSYDGIVLNAGAYTHYSYALADAIKAIKTPVIEVHISDIYAREGFRATSVTGVNCIKIISGKGLSGYKEAIEELIQK, from the coding sequence ATGAAACAGATACAAATCATAAATGGACCAAACTTAAATTTGTTAGGTGTGAGAGAACCAGAAATTTATGGAACTCAAACTTTTGAAGATTATTTTTTAGAATTAAAAAAAGAATTCCCTGATTATTCGATTCATTATTACCAATCCAATCATGAAGGAGATTTGATAGATATCTTACATAAGGTTGGTTTTTCGTATGATGGAATAGTGTTAAACGCAGGTGCGTATACACATTATTCATATGCATTAGCAGATGCGATAAAAGCGATAAAAACTCCGGTTATTGAAGTTCATATTTCTGATATTTATGCACGAGAAGGTTTTAGAGCTACAAGTGTTACAGGTGTAAATTGTATAAAAATTATTTCTGGAAAAGGATTGTCAGGTTATAAAGAAGCGATTGAAGAATTGATTCAAAAATAA
- a CDS encoding replication-associated recombination protein A → MNMPLAERMRPRTLEDYINQKHLVGPNGPISMMLKNDLIASMIFWGPPGTGKTTLAQLVAELSGRPFYTLSAINAGVKDVREVIDKAKDQNLFSGGRNPILFIDEIHRFNKSQQDSLLGAVEKGWVTLIGATTENPSFEVVPALLSRAQVYAIKSLEREDLEGLITRALIKDEFLSKRTVIIKETNALIRYSGGDARKLLNGLELVINSFSDDEEILITDEIVTSRIQQNLARYDKTGEQHYDIISAFIKSIRGSDPNGAVYWLARMIEGGEDLKFIARRLLISASEDIGNANPTAMILANNTFQAVSVIGYPESRILLSQCAIYLANSPKSNSTYMAINKAQQAVKQTGDLSVPLHLRNAPTKLMKQMDYGKEYKYSHDYDNNFTYQEYLPDELQNVTFYEPGDNKREQQDKFALNQKWRGKYGY, encoded by the coding sequence ATGAATATGCCTCTTGCAGAACGAATGCGTCCACGCACCTTAGAAGATTATATCAATCAAAAACATTTAGTTGGTCCAAATGGTCCAATATCAATGATGTTAAAGAATGATTTAATTGCTTCAATGATTTTTTGGGGACCTCCAGGAACAGGAAAAACTACATTAGCGCAATTGGTAGCAGAACTTTCTGGTCGACCATTTTATACTTTAAGTGCGATTAATGCAGGTGTAAAAGATGTTCGTGAAGTGATTGATAAAGCAAAAGATCAGAATTTATTTTCGGGTGGTCGCAATCCAATTTTATTTATAGACGAGATTCATCGTTTTAATAAATCGCAACAAGATAGTTTGTTAGGAGCCGTGGAAAAAGGATGGGTTACTTTGATTGGAGCAACAACTGAAAATCCAAGTTTTGAAGTTGTACCAGCCTTATTGTCACGCGCACAGGTGTATGCTATAAAATCATTAGAAAGAGAAGATTTAGAGGGGTTAATAACACGAGCTTTAATAAAAGATGAATTTTTGTCTAAAAGAACGGTAATAATAAAGGAAACAAATGCTTTGATAAGATATTCTGGTGGAGATGCAAGAAAATTATTAAACGGATTGGAATTGGTAATTAATAGTTTTTCTGATGATGAAGAAATTTTGATTACAGATGAAATCGTTACCTCAAGAATTCAACAAAATTTGGCACGTTACGATAAAACTGGCGAACAGCATTATGATATTATTTCGGCCTTTATAAAATCGATACGAGGTTCAGATCCAAATGGAGCAGTTTATTGGTTAGCTCGAATGATAGAAGGTGGCGAAGATTTAAAATTTATTGCACGAAGATTGTTGATATCAGCTTCGGAAGATATAGGAAACGCCAATCCAACAGCGATGATTTTAGCTAATAATACTTTTCAAGCTGTTTCGGTAATTGGTTATCCAGAATCTCGAATTTTATTAAGTCAGTGTGCGATTTATTTAGCTAATTCGCCTAAAAGTAATTCAACGTACATGGCAATTAATAAAGCGCAGCAAGCGGTAAAGCAAACGGGCGATTTGTCTGTTCCTTTACATCTAAGAAATGCGCCAACTAAATTAATGAAACAGATGGATTACGGGAAAGAATATAAATATTCACATGATTATGATAACAATTTTACATATCAAGAATATTTACCCGATGAATTGCAAAACGTAACTTTTTACGAACCTGGTGATAATAAAAGAGAGCAGCAAGATAAGTTTGCTTTGAACCAAAAATGGAGAGGGAAATACGGATATTAA
- a CDS encoding thioredoxin family protein has protein sequence MKKLTIFFGLMMMSLSFAFGQTAEKKKVYDENADAKVLIAEAVKKAETNKKHVLLQIGGNWCAWCMLFNDLTTNNEEINKYMNDNYEVVHVNYSPKNKNEAVLAELKHPERFGFPVFVVLDDKGNLIHTQNSAYLESKEIKGHDPKEVMSFLQSWSYKALDPASYIKK, from the coding sequence ATGAAAAAATTAACTATATTTTTCGGATTAATGATGATGTCGCTAAGCTTTGCTTTTGGACAAACAGCCGAAAAGAAAAAAGTTTATGATGAAAATGCAGATGCTAAAGTTTTAATTGCTGAAGCTGTAAAAAAAGCTGAAACAAACAAGAAACATGTTTTATTACAAATTGGAGGTAATTGGTGTGCTTGGTGTATGTTATTTAATGATTTAACGACTAATAACGAAGAAATTAATAAATACATGAACGATAATTACGAAGTGGTTCACGTTAATTATTCTCCTAAAAATAAAAATGAAGCTGTTTTAGCTGAATTAAAACATCCAGAAAGATTCGGATTTCCAGTATTTGTCGTTTTAGATGATAAAGGAAATTTAATTCATACTCAAAATTCAGCATACCTAGAAAGTAAAGAAATTAAAGGTCATGATCCAAAAGAAGTTATGAGCTTTTTACAAAGTTGGTCTTACAAAGCATTAGATCCAGCATCTTATATTAAAAAATAA
- the yidD gene encoding membrane protein insertion efficiency factor YidD, whose protein sequence is MNNLLIKPFIILVRFYQLAISPWLGNNCRYQPTCSHYMIDALKEHGLFKGLWLGTKRIGRCHPWGGHGYDPVPKNNTKI, encoded by the coding sequence ATGAATAATCTTTTAATTAAACCCTTTATCATCTTGGTTAGGTTTTATCAATTAGCAATTTCTCCTTGGCTGGGAAATAATTGCAGATACCAACCAACTTGTTCGCATTATATGATTGATGCATTAAAAGAGCATGGTTTATTTAAAGGATTATGGCTTGGCACAAAAAGAATTGGTCGTTGTCATCCTTGGGGAGGACATGGATACGACCCAGTACCTAAAAATAATACAAAAATATAA
- the lgt gene encoding prolipoprotein diacylglyceryl transferase, with amino-acid sequence MSLFAYIDWQPSPYLFELGSFKIHIYSLCWIIAFVVGWYLMANIFKKENNKKEWLDPLFLYIFVGAIGGARLGEYLFYDPAAFIEKPIEVFLPVVHSPGSTAFGFLNDYEFVGFSGLASHGAALGVIIAAYIFSKKYTKRSMLWLLDRIATVVPFGGAAVRIGNFYNSEIVGKGSDLPWAVKFHNQSSGYGEIIPRHPAQLYEAFGYIILGFVMLYAYNKTEKKNDLGALFGIFLFFLFLIRFVVEFFKEDQGNEAVAEALNIGLNNGQILSIPFMIIGVYIYITSKNRKFIN; translated from the coding sequence ATGAGTTTATTCGCTTACATTGATTGGCAACCTTCGCCTTATTTATTCGAATTAGGAAGTTTCAAAATCCATATTTATAGCTTATGTTGGATTATCGCATTTGTTGTTGGATGGTATTTAATGGCAAATATTTTCAAAAAAGAAAATAATAAAAAAGAATGGTTAGACCCACTTTTCTTGTACATTTTCGTAGGAGCTATTGGTGGTGCACGTTTAGGTGAATATTTATTTTACGATCCTGCTGCGTTTATTGAAAAACCAATCGAAGTTTTTTTACCTGTAGTTCATTCTCCTGGTTCTACTGCTTTTGGATTTTTAAATGATTATGAATTTGTAGGATTTAGTGGTTTAGCAAGTCACGGAGCTGCACTTGGTGTTATAATTGCAGCATACATCTTTTCAAAAAAATATACTAAAAGAAGTATGTTATGGCTTTTAGACCGAATTGCAACAGTAGTTCCATTTGGTGGTGCAGCTGTACGAATTGGTAATTTTTATAATTCTGAAATTGTAGGAAAAGGATCAGATTTACCATGGGCAGTTAAATTCCACAATCAAAGCTCAGGTTATGGTGAAATAATTCCTCGTCATCCTGCACAATTATACGAAGCATTTGGCTATATTATCTTAGGATTTGTGATGTTATACGCTTACAACAAAACAGAAAAGAAAAATGATTTAGGAGCATTGTTCGGAATCTTCTTATTTTTCTTATTTTTAATACGTTTTGTAGTTGAATTCTTTAAAGAAGATCAAGGAAACGAAGCTGTAGCTGAAGCATTAAATATCGGCTTAAACAACGGACAGATATTAAGTATTCCTTTTATGATTATTGGAGTTTACATTTATATCACGTCTAAAAACAGAAAATTTATCAACTAA
- the mscL gene encoding large conductance mechanosensitive channel protein MscL → MGFFKEFKEFAVKGNVVDLAVGVVIGGAFGKIVTSLVEDIITPAILTPTLETLQLDNLADLVIPGTAIKYGLFLSAFISFVVVAFALFVMIKGINKLKREEVVEEAPAGPTQEELLAEIRDLLKNK, encoded by the coding sequence ATGGGATTTTTTAAAGAATTCAAAGAGTTTGCCGTTAAAGGAAACGTGGTAGACTTAGCTGTCGGTGTAGTGATCGGTGGCGCTTTTGGTAAAATCGTAACTTCTTTGGTAGAAGATATTATTACACCTGCGATATTAACTCCAACATTAGAAACATTACAGTTAGACAATTTAGCTGATTTAGTAATTCCGGGTACTGCAATTAAATACGGATTATTCCTTTCAGCATTTATCTCTTTTGTAGTAGTTGCTTTTGCATTGTTTGTAATGATTAAAGGAATTAACAAATTAAAAAGAGAAGAAGTTGTAGAAGAAGCTCCGGCTGGACCAACACAAGAAGAATTATTAGCTGAGATTCGTGATTTATTAAAAAATAAATAA
- a CDS encoding TonB-dependent receptor domain-containing protein, which produces MMGFKNLFTLLFGLFVIVLNAQDKLQIKGKVQSNENTPLQYVTLTLEDNEGVVAEAMADEKGDFNIEAPAGNYILLIEPLGYDVIQKDINLSSNINLGLMTVKTGETVSLGAAVITAEKPVYKVELDKKVYDMANDPMSQGQSLSDALQNVPSVQVDAEGNVSLRGNDNVKFLIDGKPSGMLGVSSVADALKNIPAENVERIEVVTNPSSRYEASGSAGIINIVLKKGSNTGFNGSVTLNGGIPEMVGVNANLNYKTKKFNWYTNFGTRYADREGEGSAFMTSYENGAISSYRATDRTNNRIRRNYNFRIGTEYYLDDKNTIGASAGYRYNNGDNISLVDYSYFDSNMTLASKSFNLQNEKELENNFDADISYKHEFDKAGHEFSFTGRFSAQTEEEDGVISSNSSNNRITDNLEEQTTVVFTADYVRPIGEKGKFELGARADFNNNKSDNQTFFDQNGVLVPDPNFNANIDNQQNVYAAYAQYGNAIGKFQYFAGLRLESSDMNIDFLSTGDKIKKNYTDLFPTATLNYTFNEKNELQLSYSKRIRRPMGFMLNPFFSPTDDKNIRYGNPDLDPTYTNSFELTYITNIGKLMVTPGIFYQKTTDMINQFQRKNWNEAGEEIFITRPVNAGNEDRYGLDLTATYRPFRWWNLMLNVNLFGYERTGYYEEVNSYLDPVTGIAGTKVDSQDFSGDGFSSRGRLSSNFTLPGDFKMQIAGNYMGAIETAQQRVEDNLSMDFSLSKDLFDKKATIAFNIRDVFDSRKREMTQFANDYTNYESMRWMVRSFNLSFTYRFKNSDKDKKKQGPDNEEMQEMGEMGGGF; this is translated from the coding sequence ATGATGGGATTTAAGAATTTATTTACTTTACTATTTGGTTTGTTTGTTATTGTGTTGAATGCACAAGATAAACTACAAATCAAGGGAAAAGTACAATCGAATGAGAATACACCTTTGCAGTATGTTACGCTTACTTTAGAAGATAATGAAGGTGTTGTGGCTGAAGCAATGGCAGATGAAAAAGGAGATTTTAATATTGAAGCTCCTGCAGGAAATTATATTTTATTGATTGAGCCTTTAGGATATGATGTTATCCAAAAAGATATCAATTTATCATCTAACATCAACTTAGGTTTAATGACAGTTAAAACAGGGGAAACTGTAAGTTTAGGTGCCGCTGTAATTACTGCTGAAAAACCAGTTTATAAGGTTGAATTAGATAAAAAAGTGTATGATATGGCTAATGACCCAATGTCGCAAGGTCAGTCTTTATCAGATGCTTTACAAAATGTACCATCTGTACAAGTTGATGCAGAAGGTAATGTTTCATTACGTGGTAATGATAACGTAAAATTTTTAATAGATGGGAAACCATCAGGAATGTTAGGAGTTTCTAGTGTAGCAGATGCATTAAAAAATATTCCAGCAGAAAACGTTGAGCGTATTGAAGTGGTTACAAATCCATCTTCTCGTTACGAGGCTTCAGGTTCAGCAGGTATTATTAATATCGTTCTTAAAAAAGGTTCAAACACTGGATTTAATGGTTCTGTAACATTGAATGGAGGAATTCCTGAAATGGTTGGTGTTAATGCGAATTTGAATTATAAAACTAAAAAATTCAACTGGTACACAAACTTTGGAACTCGTTATGCAGATCGTGAAGGTGAAGGTTCAGCATTTATGACAAGTTACGAGAATGGTGCAATTTCTTCATACCGTGCAACAGATCGTACAAATAATCGTATCAGAAGAAACTACAATTTCCGTATAGGTACTGAATATTATTTAGACGATAAAAACACTATTGGAGCTTCTGCAGGATACCGTTACAATAACGGAGACAACATCTCTTTAGTTGATTATTCTTACTTTGATTCTAACATGACTTTAGCTTCTAAAAGCTTTAATTTACAGAATGAAAAAGAATTAGAAAATAACTTTGATGCTGATATTAGCTATAAGCACGAATTTGATAAAGCTGGTCACGAATTTTCTTTTACAGGTCGTTTTTCTGCGCAAACTGAAGAAGAAGATGGTGTAATTAGTAGTAATTCTAGCAACAACAGAATTACAGATAATTTAGAAGAGCAAACAACAGTTGTATTTACTGCTGATTATGTTCGTCCAATTGGTGAAAAAGGTAAATTTGAATTAGGTGCTCGTGCTGATTTCAATAATAATAAATCAGACAATCAAACATTTTTTGATCAGAATGGAGTTTTAGTTCCAGATCCAAACTTTAATGCAAATATTGATAATCAACAAAACGTTTACGCTGCATATGCACAATACGGAAACGCTATCGGAAAATTCCAATATTTTGCAGGATTACGTTTAGAATCATCTGATATGAATATTGATTTCTTATCTACTGGAGATAAAATCAAAAAGAATTATACAGATTTATTTCCAACTGCAACATTAAACTATACATTTAACGAGAAAAACGAATTACAATTAAGTTATTCTAAGCGTATTCGTCGTCCAATGGGATTCATGTTAAACCCATTCTTTTCTCCAACTGATGATAAAAACATTCGTTACGGTAATCCAGATTTAGATCCAACTTATACAAATTCATTTGAGTTAACTTATATCACAAATATTGGTAAATTAATGGTTACACCAGGAATTTTCTACCAAAAAACAACAGATATGATTAACCAATTTCAACGTAAAAATTGGAACGAAGCTGGCGAAGAAATTTTTATTACACGTCCAGTTAATGCAGGAAATGAGGATCGTTACGGTTTAGATTTAACAGCTACTTATCGTCCATTTAGATGGTGGAACTTAATGTTAAACGTTAACTTATTCGGTTACGAAAGAACAGGTTATTATGAAGAAGTTAATTCTTACTTAGATCCAGTAACTGGTATTGCAGGAACAAAAGTAGATTCACAAGATTTTTCTGGAGACGGATTTAGTTCAAGAGGTCGTTTATCATCTAACTTTACATTACCAGGTGATTTCAAAATGCAAATTGCAGGAAACTACATGGGAGCTATTGAAACAGCTCAACAAAGAGTAGAAGATAACTTATCAATGGATTTCTCTTTATCTAAAGATTTATTCGATAAAAAAGCGACAATCGCATTTAATATTCGTGACGTATTTGATTCAAGAAAACGTGAAATGACACAGTTTGCTAACGATTATACAAATTACGAAAGTATGCGTTGGATGGTTAGATCTTTCAATTTATCATTTACATACCGTTTCAAGAATTCAGACAAGGACAAGAAAAAACAAGGTCCAGATAATGAAGAAATGCAAGAAATGGGTGAAATGGGAGGAGGATTTTAA
- the proS gene encoding proline--tRNA ligase — MAKLTTRAEDYSKWYNELVVKANLAENSGVRGCMVIKPYGYAIWEKLQAELDKRFKETGHQNAYFPLFVPKSLFEAEEKNAEGFAKECAVVTHYRLKNDPDNEGKLMVDPEAKLEEELIVRPTSEAIIWNTYKNWIQSYRDLPILINQWANVVRWEMRTRLFLRTAEFLWQEGHTAHATKQEAEEEAVKMQEVYRDVVENFMAIPVVKGYKTPSERFAGADETYTIEALMQDGKALQAGTSHFLGQNFAKAFDVKFTTNEGKQEYVWATSWGVSTRLMGALIMTHSDDLGLVLPPKLAPIQVAIVPIYKTEEQLAEIRQVVDKIQTELKEKGITVKFDDDDKTKPGWKFAEYELKGVPVRMAIGPKDLEKGHVEVARRDTLEKQFIALDEVVNRTESLLEEIQTNLYQRAFDYRAEHTTEVSTWEEFQEVLENKGGFISALWDGTEETEEAVKDATKATIRCIPQAFEIPTEGVDMYSGKPAKYRVLYAKAY; from the coding sequence ATGGCAAAACTTACAACTCGTGCTGAGGATTATTCTAAATGGTATAACGAACTTGTAGTTAAGGCAAATCTTGCTGAAAACTCGGGAGTTAGAGGATGCATGGTTATTAAACCGTACGGGTATGCTATTTGGGAAAAATTACAGGCAGAATTAGACAAAAGATTTAAAGAAACTGGTCACCAAAACGCGTATTTTCCACTTTTTGTACCCAAAAGTTTATTTGAGGCAGAGGAAAAAAATGCAGAAGGTTTTGCTAAAGAATGTGCTGTTGTAACTCATTACAGATTAAAAAATGATCCAGATAATGAAGGTAAATTAATGGTAGATCCAGAAGCTAAATTAGAGGAAGAATTAATTGTTCGTCCAACTTCTGAAGCTATTATTTGGAATACTTACAAGAATTGGATCCAATCATATCGTGATTTACCAATCTTAATTAACCAATGGGCTAATGTAGTTCGTTGGGAAATGAGAACAAGGTTATTTTTACGTACTGCCGAGTTTTTATGGCAAGAAGGTCACACGGCTCATGCAACGAAACAAGAAGCTGAGGAAGAAGCTGTAAAAATGCAAGAAGTTTACCGCGATGTAGTTGAAAATTTTATGGCAATCCCGGTTGTTAAAGGGTATAAAACTCCGTCTGAGCGTTTTGCAGGTGCAGATGAAACTTATACAATCGAAGCTTTAATGCAAGATGGTAAGGCGTTACAAGCTGGTACATCTCACTTCTTAGGTCAGAATTTTGCGAAAGCATTTGACGTGAAATTTACAACGAACGAAGGAAAACAAGAATATGTTTGGGCAACATCTTGGGGTGTTTCAACACGTTTGATGGGAGCTTTAATCATGACACATTCTGATGATTTGGGATTAGTTTTACCTCCGAAATTAGCTCCAATTCAAGTTGCAATTGTTCCAATTTATAAAACAGAAGAGCAATTAGCAGAGATTCGTCAAGTAGTTGATAAAATCCAAACTGAATTGAAAGAGAAAGGAATTACGGTTAAGTTTGATGATGATGATAAAACTAAACCAGGTTGGAAATTTGCTGAATACGAACTAAAAGGTGTTCCTGTACGTATGGCAATTGGACCAAAAGATCTTGAAAAAGGTCATGTTGAGGTTGCTCGTCGTGATACTTTAGAAAAACAATTTATTGCTTTAGATGAGGTTGTGAATCGTACAGAAAGTTTATTAGAAGAAATTCAAACTAACTTATATCAACGTGCATTTGATTACAGAGCTGAACATACAACAGAAGTTTCTACTTGGGAAGAATTCCAAGAAGTTTTAGAAAACAAAGGTGGATTTATTTCAGCTTTATGGGATGGAACAGAAGAAACAGAAGAAGCTGTAAAAGATGCTACAAAAGCTACAATTCGTTGTATTCCTCAAGCATTTGAAATTCCTACGGAAGGAGTTGATATGTATTCAGGAAAGCCAGCGAAATACAGAGTTTTATACGCGAAAGCTTATTAA
- a CDS encoding OmpP1/FadL family transporter yields MKKIFINILVLGSGLTYAQQQVSTQYSTNAIELYGQDINSGSAKYIGVGGAVGALGGDISAVEQNPAGLGVAINSEVQVTAGVSSFKNTNTFATERTEKDSRFDFQHFGGTFVFNNDESSKWNRFTIGLNYLNQRLDRLNQINSNQNIAFDVIDDAGNITDTYRFAGYADQIEGYKSKFTLNFATAYDNKLYLGLGLNFHESNYQAFSQYAEKSDVSGTTYVYDKNGTPYNEIGQGFSLTAGAIYKFNHNVRAGVAYHSPVWYNVDEVYYAANFNDNRDVSNYNLYGSNYDMTRGGRLVGSLGFVLDKNFSFGVDYTYHLNNDSKLKPSANFAADNAFIDQYVANSSEIRVGGEYRYDRLKIRAGYNYVQSPYEDITMNIADVNNNVATTTLNKPFLGDVNRFSAGLGYDFGGFYIDAAYQHQTQEANYLIGNSTYVDRDLFSVDLNNSYAPKAKLNNNLFLLTLGWQF; encoded by the coding sequence ATGAAAAAAATATTTATCAATATCCTTGTCTTAGGAAGTGGATTGACATATGCGCAACAACAAGTAAGTACGCAATATTCAACAAATGCTATAGAATTGTACGGACAAGATATTAATAGTGGAAGCGCAAAATATATTGGTGTAGGTGGTGCAGTAGGTGCTTTAGGTGGAGATATTTCTGCTGTTGAACAAAATCCTGCGGGATTGGGAGTTGCAATAAATTCTGAAGTTCAAGTTACAGCTGGCGTATCATCTTTCAAAAACACGAATACTTTCGCTACTGAAAGAACAGAAAAAGATTCACGTTTTGATTTTCAACATTTTGGTGGAACATTCGTTTTTAATAATGATGAATCTTCAAAATGGAATAGATTTACAATTGGTTTAAATTATTTGAATCAGAGATTAGATCGTCTAAACCAAATTAATTCTAACCAAAATATCGCTTTTGACGTAATAGACGATGCTGGTAATATAACAGACACTTATCGTTTTGCTGGTTATGCAGATCAAATTGAAGGTTATAAATCTAAATTTACTTTAAATTTTGCTACAGCGTATGATAATAAATTATACTTAGGTTTAGGATTAAATTTCCACGAAAGTAATTATCAAGCTTTCAGCCAGTATGCTGAAAAATCTGATGTTTCTGGAACTACCTATGTTTATGATAAGAATGGAACTCCTTATAACGAAATTGGACAAGGTTTCTCTTTAACTGCAGGTGCAATTTATAAATTTAATCATAATGTAAGAGCAGGTGTTGCATATCACTCACCAGTTTGGTACAATGTTGATGAAGTTTATTATGCTGCTAATTTTAACGACAATAGAGACGTTTCTAATTATAATTTATACGGAAGCAATTACGACATGACTAGAGGTGGTCGTTTAGTAGGATCGTTAGGTTTTGTATTAGATAAAAACTTCTCTTTTGGAGTTGATTATACCTATCATCTAAACAATGATTCAAAACTGAAACCTTCAGCTAATTTTGCTGCGGACAATGCTTTTATTGATCAATATGTAGCTAATTCGAGTGAAATTAGAGTGGGTGGAGAATATCGTTACGATAGATTAAAAATTCGTGCCGGTTACAACTATGTACAATCACCTTATGAGGATATCACAATGAATATTGCTGATGTAAATAATAATGTAGCTACAACTACATTAAATAAGCCTTTCTTAGGAGATGTTAATAGATTTAGTGCTGGTTTAGGTTACGATTTTGGAGGTTTTTATATTGATGCAGCTTACCAACATCAAACGCAAGAAGCTAATTATTTGATCGGGAATTCAACTTATGTTGATAGAGATTTGTTTAGCGTAGATTTAAACAACTCTTATGCTCCTAAAGCAAAATTGAATAACAATTTATTCTTATTAACATTAGGTTGGCAATTCTAA